The genomic segment TTAAAAATAATTTTTGCAAAAAATGAAGATAATCAATATAAAAAATGATTGGACAAGTTCTAATCTTTTTTATTTACCCCAATCAACTTTTTATTGTGTTATTATATTTAGCGTATTTTTTTATATTTTGGGAGTTTTTTAGCACAAATGGATCAGAAAGTTTTAATAGTTGAATCACCAAATAAAGTAAAAACTATTCAGCAATATGTTGGTAGCGATTACAACGTTGTTTCTTCGGTTGGTCATATTCTTAAATTAAGCACATCAGGCGTTGATGGGCTTGGTATTGATTTTACTAATTGAGAGCCCATGATGATTCAAGATCGTACTAAAGCTAAAGTTATTAAAGCTCTTAAAGATGCTACTAAAAATGCTAAAGAAGTTTTAATTGCAACTGACCCGGACCGCGAAGGTGAAGCAATAGCGCAAAACTTAGTTGATACTCTAAAATTAAGTAAGATTTACCGCCGCATTAAATACAATGAAATTACTGCTGAAGCAATCAAAGAAGCACTAGAAAATCCCCAAATGATTGACGATAATTTAGTAAAAGCCCAAAAAACTAGAAGAATGTTAGATCGAATTATTGGTTTTAGGCTTTCGCAACTAATGAAAAGAAAAGTTAAAAATGCTCCATCACTACCATCAGCTGGAAGAGTGCAATCAATTGCTCTAAAACTAGTGTGCGATAAAGAAAAAGAAATAAAGGCTTTTATTCCTATTAAGTACAATAAAATTCAGGCAAAGATTTCCGAAGATGTTATCGCTGATTTTTACTATCCAACAAACTCAGATTTTAAAAATGATAATACTTGAATTTTGCCTGAAAAAATTGATAGTATTGTTGCTGAATTAAACAAAAATAAAAGTTTATTAGTTAAAGACTTTAAAGTTTCACAACGAAAAGAATCACAAATTACGCCTTTTAAACAATCGGTTTTATATAAAGAAGCAAAATATTCAGCTACGACTGTGCAAATTAGTGCTCAAAAGCTTTTTGAGATGGGGCTAATTTCATATCCAAGAACAGACTCAACACGAATGAGTGATACCTTTATTGCAAAAGCGCGTGAATACATCAAAGAAAAATTTGGCGAAAATTATGTCGCTAGTGATATTAAAAGTTTTTCAGGTGCTCAAGACGCTCACGAAGCGATTCGTCCTACAGATATTTATTTAATACCGCAAGTTGCTAAGACAAAATATGACTTAGGTGAGGTTGAATCTTATATTTATACAATCATCTACAACAAAACTATGTCGTCATTAATGACTCCACCAGTTAGAGAAATTTATCGCTATGAATTGGTCAATGGGCTTTATTACTTTAAAATGTCATACAGTAAAGTTATTTTTGATGGGTATTATCGTGTTCTTAATTTTGAAGAGCCCAAGCCACTTCCGAAATACGAAATTGGTGAAGCAATTCCTGTTCTAGAATTTACAAGGTTTGATAAAGAAACTCAACCACCTGCGCGTTACAATGAAGGTTCACTTATTAAAATGCTAGACGATATAAAAGTTGGTCGTCCTTCAACATTTGCTTCAACGATCAATATCATCAAGAAACGTTTATTTGTTGAAACAATTAACGGTGCCTTACATCCCACAGTTTTTGGCGAAGTAGTTTTAAAAAAACTAATTGAAGGTTTTCCAAATACAATAACAGAAGAATACACTGCTCAGGTTGAAGAAGAATTAGACGAAGTTTCCGAAGGCAAAGCTGACTATAAAATTTTATTAGAAGACTTTTGAAATCGTTTCCAACGTAGTTATGATGATGCTTCAAAAACAATCGAAATAAGCATTATGCCCCAAGAGTTTTTAGAGCGTAGTTGCCCAAGATGTGGATCAACTCTTTTGTATCGCAACAATAGCAAAAAACACACCAAATTCATTGGTTGTAGTAACTTTCCAGCTTGTCGTTACTCTGAGAATGCCGATGGCACTCCTACAGGACAAAAAACTTACAAACCTCGTTACTACAAAAAATCTTCAAAAGCTAATTAAAATATTTTTATATCTTATTATTTTGCGGCCAATATTTATTGGGCCGCATTTTAATAATATTCATCAATCGATGTGACATTATTTCTAAAACTATTGGGTTATTTTTTGTGTTAATGATTGCCAAGCTTGAGAATTTTTTTAAAAACTTATTGTTTAGGATAAAATGACTAAATTATGAAAAAAACTAGTAGAGTAAAAACGGTTTCAAGAGCTTTAATTTGATCTATTGTTGGGCTTGGCATAATTGGTTCTGTTAGTGGCGCCATTTATTTTGTTATTAAAAACTCAAAACCCCAAAGTAAAGACTACTATAGTCCCGAACAATTTCAAAAAGAAGCTCAAAACGTATCACTTAAAGCTAATCTTGAAACTTCACAAGATGCCCAAACTATTCTTAGTAGTTTTCTAAAAGGCAAAGCCGAAGTTTTAATTTATAGTGCACTTCGCGACACTCAAGAAAAAAGTAATAGTGAATTCGATCCTCACAAGTTTATTTCTCGCCACATAACTAATAGTTTTACCTTTCAACAAGTCAAAAATTTCACAATTGAATACACCAATCTACGACCAGTAAAAGATAGTTCATATAAACTAATCGTTGAATACACCATTAAACTAAATTATAACAATGCCTCAGGTCGTCACGAAAGTGAAAAAATTAAGGGAACTAATCAATCTCTTTACTACTATCACGGTGAAAAAACTGTTGATTTTTTAAATCAAGAAAGCGACCTTGAAAATAACATTCTTTTTAAAGAAAATATTCAAAAAGGATTGCCTGATTTGCTAAAAATTTTAAGAAGACACTTAGAAAAAGACAGCTCTAAAGAAAATGTACGCGAGGATTCACAAGAAGCTAATAATGACGCCGAAAAATGATTTAATAGTGAAGAATTTAGAGCGGCAGTTTTCAAATGATTTAAAGAAATCTTTGAAAAAAGTGACGCTTATCCTTTAGCTTTTCGAGAAAAAAATCAAATTAATGGTGCTAAAAAATTTGACTTAGTTTCTTATAAAGAAAATGACAACCCTTATGTACAATGAAACCCTAAAAAAGGATTAAATGTCTTAACCATTGACTATCAGTTTCAGTCCTTATCTGATCCAAATATTAAGTCCACTCCTTTTAAGTGAATTTATAATGTTGATGGAATCTAGTATCATATAAATATGAATAAAACAACTAAAAATTCTTTAAGTAAAAAAATCAAAACTAAAGCGCTTAGCAAGGAATACTTGGAGTTTAAAAAGCTAGAGAACAATATAAAAAAGGATCTTAAAATCATCCCCGATAATCAAGAAATTTCTTTACATGGAATAAAAAATCTTTTCAAAGCAAAAGAGTATACTGCCGCTTATGACAATGCAATTCTTGCTGACATTGTTGAGTTAGAGGCTAGAATCGCTAAAATTAACGAAGCTAAAGACATGAGTGTAGCTGAAACGGCTTTAGATACTCAAACAATAGAAATTGAAAAGATTATTGATAGCATTAAAAAGTAACTTTTTAATGCTTTTTTATTATTAGTTTT from the Metamycoplasma arthritidis genome contains:
- the topA gene encoding type I DNA topoisomerase codes for the protein MDQKVLIVESPNKVKTIQQYVGSDYNVVSSVGHILKLSTSGVDGLGIDFTNWEPMMIQDRTKAKVIKALKDATKNAKEVLIATDPDREGEAIAQNLVDTLKLSKIYRRIKYNEITAEAIKEALENPQMIDDNLVKAQKTRRMLDRIIGFRLSQLMKRKVKNAPSLPSAGRVQSIALKLVCDKEKEIKAFIPIKYNKIQAKISEDVIADFYYPTNSDFKNDNTWILPEKIDSIVAELNKNKSLLVKDFKVSQRKESQITPFKQSVLYKEAKYSATTVQISAQKLFEMGLISYPRTDSTRMSDTFIAKAREYIKEKFGENYVASDIKSFSGAQDAHEAIRPTDIYLIPQVAKTKYDLGEVESYIYTIIYNKTMSSLMTPPVREIYRYELVNGLYYFKMSYSKVIFDGYYRVLNFEEPKPLPKYEIGEAIPVLEFTRFDKETQPPARYNEGSLIKMLDDIKVGRPSTFASTINIIKKRLFVETINGALHPTVFGEVVLKKLIEGFPNTITEEYTAQVEEELDEVSEGKADYKILLEDFWNRFQRSYDDASKTIEISIMPQEFLERSCPRCGSTLLYRNNSKKHTKFIGCSNFPACRYSENADGTPTGQKTYKPRYYKKSSKAN